From the genome of Ignavibacteriales bacterium, one region includes:
- a CDS encoding ATP-dependent Clp protease proteolytic subunit yields MKFLNRLNNDGSINPEKVSNNMQCGIDVHDRMVFSDPQIQLLSLGDFVLRCRSIINQSGDDKSDLNFFISSYGGDVHTALGIIDYMRIMKLKVNTIGIGPIMSAAVPILASGTGKRSITRNSVVMIHPVSAMFNGTALDLTNDVAQAKQSQDKIFGILGKYSTQTASFWKKKASTNFYLSPEQCLSFGLVDEIIDDHQKI; encoded by the coding sequence GTGAAATTTTTAAACAGATTAAATAATGACGGCAGCATAAATCCAGAGAAAGTTAGTAACAATATGCAATGTGGAATTGACGTACATGATAGGATGGTGTTTTCTGATCCACAAATTCAGTTATTATCCTTGGGCGATTTCGTTCTACGTTGTAGATCAATTATTAATCAAAGCGGAGATGATAAGTCTGATCTTAATTTCTTTATATCATCATATGGGGGTGATGTTCATACTGCTTTAGGGATCATCGATTATATGCGCATTATGAAGCTAAAAGTAAATACCATTGGAATTGGGCCTATCATGTCAGCAGCCGTTCCGATCTTAGCTAGCGGCACTGGTAAAAGATCAATCACCAGAAACTCAGTAGTAATGATTCATCCAGTTTCTGCAATGTTTAATGGTACAGCATTAGACCTGACCAATGATGTTGCGCAAGCCAAGCAGTCTCAAGATAAGATTTTCGGAATACTAGGGAAGTACAGCACACAAACTGCTTCATTCTGGAAAAAGAAAGCTTCAACTAATTTTTATTTATCTCCCGAACAATGCCTTTCTTTTGGTTTGGTCGATGAAATAATCGACGACCATCAAAAGATCTAG
- a CDS encoding DUF5906 domain-containing protein, giving the protein MNFQTNLEKSSNTSTESIFKILKEKVTIKEVANQLQLDFEESGNVLKGSCPSGHPSASGTSFVMNTDTNLCHCFNCEAGGSVIDLVMLTLNYEIKESVKWIVEKFKLHNEIDLSSLKNFTIPTEKKETEINRRIAHQLLEEVVRWGKEKLYQEEGTEVLNYLTDQRKYGKDKLIETEFFYFPPVAEIKEHLNETFPALHEQIKRLPLKGALGDVVRLAFPYRNRSGMITGIIKRVPDSKGLQKLDKDGSPKKDKNGNDIYERYDSTFKTVKEDLFGLNKIKKAETLLIVEGYPDAIILPALEYNNVVALGQGLFSKRHIAGLVSKKVKNVILALDNDKVGPKNTLRAIDIILSSTNINVFVLEHTKLGSHKDPDEYVRAKGVDDFSKLVLEAEEGELWKLKQICKPEVIKTAIGRSAAYEQALSFALLIKNEITRADYFSEMCKTFSKHKTDILADYRKVKANGLVQRYKKEKEGFGERLTNKYLPFIERATNAYAYYNRNEDEVYLGVGKEILEQIMISSGQRMPEIFPVLKAVYNPFLDRKFDFENEHFNLFTPSRYLMFEKNKEIIELSSSCPSISKLLANLIPRPDECERFINWLAGILQTREKQFTAWVFKGPQGAGKNVLRERILQPLFGKRQVIQVEDQMLESEFNGYLKNVMMIAFNEVANKDNSSRNSVKSKIKAIITDSEIWINEKQIRPFPIENFVNCIFFSNEGVPVLIEDGDRRFNVVNTGIPLREFSWFNADPEAFLNSLSVEIPAFAQYLMNYEYDPIKAKTVFMNNEKSALIKIGMNRFQEFAKYLKDGDVDWLNESQEFSLVNPRINVLHIDVQGKILKDTALKLFNNIYPKNPETKTSLTVKLEIYGIKAVRLNDMLGNRQQYYQW; this is encoded by the coding sequence ATGAATTTTCAAACAAATTTGGAGAAAAGTTCTAATACAAGTACAGAATCTATTTTCAAAATATTAAAAGAAAAAGTAACTATTAAAGAAGTTGCAAATCAATTACAACTGGACTTTGAAGAGTCCGGGAATGTTCTAAAAGGTTCTTGTCCCTCAGGTCACCCTTCTGCAAGCGGAACTAGTTTTGTAATGAACACCGATACAAATCTTTGTCATTGTTTTAACTGTGAAGCCGGTGGCTCAGTGATCGATCTAGTAATGCTCACTCTTAATTATGAAATAAAAGAATCAGTAAAATGGATAGTTGAAAAGTTCAAACTACATAACGAAATAGATTTATCCTCTCTTAAAAACTTCACTATACCTACAGAGAAAAAAGAAACTGAGATTAACCGCCGTATCGCGCATCAGCTCTTGGAAGAAGTTGTACGATGGGGTAAAGAAAAACTTTATCAAGAAGAAGGCACAGAAGTACTCAATTACCTAACCGACCAGCGCAAATATGGAAAAGACAAATTAATTGAAACAGAATTTTTCTACTTCCCTCCTGTTGCTGAAATAAAAGAACATCTGAATGAAACGTTTCCGGCACTTCATGAGCAAATAAAACGGCTTCCATTAAAGGGGGCACTTGGAGACGTTGTTAGACTTGCCTTCCCATACCGAAATCGTTCAGGTATGATTACTGGTATCATAAAAAGAGTACCTGACTCTAAGGGATTGCAGAAATTAGATAAGGATGGATCACCCAAAAAAGATAAGAATGGAAATGATATTTATGAGAGATATGATAGTACATTCAAAACCGTTAAAGAAGATTTGTTTGGTCTGAATAAAATTAAAAAGGCTGAAACTCTTCTTATCGTTGAAGGTTATCCGGATGCAATTATTTTACCTGCATTAGAATATAATAATGTAGTAGCCTTAGGACAGGGTTTGTTTAGTAAGCGGCATATTGCCGGGCTCGTTTCGAAAAAGGTCAAGAATGTAATTCTGGCACTCGATAACGATAAAGTCGGTCCCAAAAACACACTTAGGGCGATTGATATTATTCTAAGCTCGACCAATATCAATGTATTTGTACTTGAACATACTAAACTTGGTTCACATAAGGACCCAGACGAATATGTACGCGCTAAAGGCGTTGATGATTTTTCAAAATTAGTTCTTGAAGCGGAAGAGGGGGAGTTGTGGAAACTAAAACAGATATGTAAACCGGAAGTAATTAAAACAGCAATTGGAAGAAGCGCGGCCTACGAGCAAGCACTAAGTTTCGCGTTACTGATCAAAAATGAAATAACAAGAGCAGATTATTTTTCTGAAATGTGTAAAACATTTTCAAAACATAAGACTGATATTCTTGCCGATTACCGAAAAGTGAAAGCAAATGGGTTAGTGCAGAGGTACAAGAAAGAAAAGGAAGGATTTGGTGAAAGGTTGACCAACAAATACCTCCCCTTCATCGAGAGGGCCACAAATGCTTATGCATATTATAACAGAAATGAAGACGAAGTTTATTTGGGTGTAGGAAAAGAAATTCTGGAACAAATCATGATTTCAAGCGGACAGCGAATGCCTGAAATATTCCCCGTGTTAAAAGCTGTTTATAATCCATTTTTAGATAGGAAATTTGATTTTGAGAATGAGCACTTCAATTTGTTCACACCCTCCAGGTACCTGATGTTTGAAAAAAATAAAGAAATAATCGAGCTCTCAAGTAGCTGTCCCAGTATTTCAAAACTTTTGGCCAACCTGATTCCTAGGCCAGATGAGTGTGAAAGATTCATTAATTGGTTAGCCGGAATTTTACAAACCCGTGAGAAACAGTTTACAGCCTGGGTTTTTAAGGGTCCTCAAGGAGCAGGTAAGAATGTACTTCGCGAGCGCATATTGCAACCATTGTTTGGTAAAAGGCAGGTAATCCAAGTAGAAGACCAAATGCTAGAGTCTGAATTCAATGGATACTTAAAGAATGTAATGATGATAGCTTTTAATGAAGTGGCTAACAAGGACAATAGTTCCCGTAACAGTGTTAAGTCGAAGATAAAAGCAATTATCACTGATTCTGAAATATGGATAAATGAAAAGCAGATTAGACCATTCCCGATAGAGAACTTTGTTAATTGTATTTTTTTTAGCAATGAAGGAGTGCCAGTTTTGATCGAAGATGGAGACAGACGATTTAATGTGGTTAATACCGGAATACCTTTACGTGAATTCAGCTGGTTTAATGCCGATCCAGAAGCATTTTTAAATTCTCTTTCGGTTGAGATCCCAGCATTTGCACAGTACTTAATGAATTATGAGTATGATCCAATTAAGGCCAAGACAGTATTCATGAATAATGAGAAATCTGCATTAATAAAAATAGGTATGAACAGATTCCAGGAGTTTGCAAAGTATCTGAAAGATGGGGATGTAGACTGGTTGAACGAAAGTCAGGAATTTTCTTTAGTAAATCCAAGAATAAACGTACTTCATATTGACGTACAAGGGAAAATTCTAAAGGATACAGCCTTGAAGTTGTTTAACAATATCTATCCAAAGAATCCGGAAACAAAAACCTCTTTAACTGTAAAATTAGAAATCTACGGAATCAAAGCAGTACGACTAAATGACATGTTGGGAAACAGGCAACAGTATTATCAGTGGTGA
- a CDS encoding tyrosine-type recombinase/integrase: MSKIRKLENGGYRVDVTTFEGIRLRPTFPRKEDASDYIATIEKEKLDFKLERHGVRRRKIKFSDAIDSAILEKKSLANKSYVKYKYVFETLLEFADANGLKHINEFTTSHADEFKKVLMQSNASPKTINFYLTAIKSLFKEHVLRDIILKNPFDSVKLERVKQKTLLEREEDYYDTSEITAFFLQEMDPKFKIAFIGLFLTGMRVDEFINLTWERVDWKNKLLQIRSVPGFVTKNASSERDIPMSNVLFQVVKSLKESTSSEYIFVHPKGKKLSEKTMLSACKKIAKKAKIKKNATNHKWRHSFNSHLSQQGVDYSARQYLMGHKPQSMTDHYTKVDPKKLHEVISKLDSLINY, encoded by the coding sequence ATGAGTAAGATACGCAAACTGGAAAATGGCGGGTACCGCGTAGACGTTACTACTTTTGAAGGTATTCGTTTACGCCCGACCTTCCCCAGAAAAGAAGATGCTTCAGATTACATCGCTACAATTGAAAAAGAGAAGCTTGATTTCAAACTAGAGCGCCATGGTGTTCGCAGAAGAAAAATCAAATTCTCTGATGCAATTGACAGCGCAATTCTGGAGAAAAAGTCTCTAGCTAATAAATCGTATGTGAAGTACAAGTATGTTTTTGAAACACTGCTTGAATTCGCAGACGCTAATGGGCTAAAGCATATTAACGAATTCACAACTTCTCATGCAGATGAGTTCAAGAAAGTTCTGATGCAAAGCAATGCATCACCTAAGACGATAAATTTCTATTTGACAGCGATTAAATCTCTGTTCAAGGAACACGTCTTGCGGGATATCATTCTGAAAAATCCATTTGATTCTGTGAAATTAGAAAGGGTGAAGCAAAAAACTCTTCTCGAAAGAGAGGAGGATTACTATGATACTTCAGAAATCACTGCTTTCTTTTTGCAGGAAATGGATCCAAAGTTTAAGATTGCTTTCATCGGACTTTTCTTAACCGGTATGAGGGTAGACGAATTCATTAATCTAACTTGGGAACGTGTGGATTGGAAGAACAAGCTTCTCCAGATTAGAAGTGTTCCCGGCTTTGTAACAAAAAATGCTTCTTCGGAACGTGATATACCTATGAGCAACGTGTTATTTCAGGTTGTTAAATCTCTGAAAGAAAGCACGTCCTCAGAATATATTTTCGTCCATCCGAAGGGTAAAAAACTTAGCGAAAAAACCATGCTTAGTGCCTGTAAAAAAATCGCTAAAAAAGCCAAAATTAAGAAGAACGCAACTAATCACAAGTGGAGACATAGCTTTAACTCCCATCTTAGTCAACAAGGCGTTGATTATTCAGCAAGGCAATACTTGATGGGACACAAACCTCAGTCAATGACGGATCACTACACTAAAGTAGATCCGAAGAAATTGCATGAGGTGATTTCTAAGTTAGATAGTTTAATTAATTATTAA
- a CDS encoding fibrobacter succinogenes major paralogous domain-containing protein, whose amino-acid sequence MGNFEGNIYKSVLIGEQEWMVDNINVNRFRNGDSIPEVKGDKWYREKAAWCYYNNDSEIGENYGKLYNWYTVNDPRGLAPQGWHIATDEEFKTLIKVVKNSSNALKAIGQGTSNGIGSNSSGFSALLGGYRGLDNCFFYMKEFAYFWSSTEVSSTYARYLYLNLNNNNICLADYGKEFGFSVRCIKD is encoded by the coding sequence TTGGGTAATTTTGAGGGCAACATTTATAAATCCGTTCTAATTGGAGAGCAAGAATGGATGGTCGATAATATAAATGTGAATCGCTTCCGTAATGGCGATTCTATACCCGAAGTCAAGGGGGATAAGTGGTATAGAGAAAAGGCTGCTTGGTGTTATTACAATAATGATTCTGAAATCGGAGAAAATTACGGTAAACTATATAACTGGTATACCGTGAACGATCCAAGAGGATTAGCACCACAAGGTTGGCACATTGCGACAGATGAAGAATTCAAAACATTGATTAAAGTTGTAAAAAATAGCAGTAATGCCTTAAAAGCAATAGGGCAAGGAACCAGCAACGGGATAGGTTCAAACAGTAGCGGATTTTCAGCATTACTTGGGGGCTACCGTGGCCTCGATAATTGTTTCTTCTATATGAAGGAATTCGCTTATTTCTGGAGTTCTACTGAGGTGAGCAGTACTTACGCACGTTACCTTTACCTAAACCTTAATAATAATAATATCTGTCTGGCCGATTACGGCAAGGAATTTGGTTTTAGTGTTCGTTGCATCAAGGACTAG
- a CDS encoding helix-turn-helix domain-containing protein: MAKKICIPALDSEGSSDHQMLNSSKFFDKLNILFPNKIQFTIKEVATILNLSYDFVREKISGGSITAVKFGDRYMISVFELERILAQGVK; encoded by the coding sequence ATGGCGAAGAAGATATGTATCCCCGCTCTTGATAGCGAGGGCTCTTCTGATCACCAGATGTTAAACAGCTCTAAGTTCTTTGACAAATTGAATATTCTATTTCCAAACAAAATTCAATTCACGATTAAAGAAGTAGCAACGATTCTAAATCTCAGCTACGATTTTGTTCGCGAGAAGATATCCGGCGGATCAATAACCGCTGTAAAGTTTGGAGATAGATATATGATAAGCGTTTTTGAGCTTGAGCGAATTTTAGCGCAAGGTGTCAAATGA
- a CDS encoding glycoside hydrolase family 13 protein: MKIVKFAALFVFCTLLTVSGQQQRQLDRVPEWAKEAIWYQIFPERFSNGDKSNDPKPEDMKGAWPYFVPDGWQNHPWTSDWYKLQSWEIKTGKDFYWNAGVRRYGGDIQGIINKLDYLKKLGINAIFLNPIFESPSLHKYDASMYHHIDNNFGPDPKKDREIWAEENPGDPSTWQWTTADKLFLKLINECHKRGMKIIIDGVFNHTGTTFWAFQDIVKNQQNSKYKNWYTIKSWDEPSAGKKFDYEGWLGVKDLPEIREDENGLVKGPREHIHDIVKRWMDPNGDGNPNDGIDGWRLDVAEMVNHNFWKEFRTWVKGINPDAYIVGEIWWDDWSKYKMMNASPWLKGDEFDAVMNYRFVRALKNFVINRKDRIGPQGLIDSLNTLYKEYPAENTYAMMNLLDSHDVERVASMVVNPDLLYDHGGNPAQTKTFDVRKPDENERLIQKLIVGMQFTLPGAPHIYYGDEAGMWGGDDPDCRKPMVWKEFKYETEITHPFGLQRPADEVKFDENIFKWYQKMVSIRKENKILSLGDINFFVFDESKKIMGYKRSFEGENIFAIINNNSLSDKIELTNEKLSAGKSMYIDLITGKMINAIGSKIQVDLNPYQILLLKEK, from the coding sequence ATGAAGATCGTAAAATTTGCTGCTTTATTTGTATTCTGTACCTTACTTACCGTTTCGGGACAACAACAGAGACAATTAGATCGTGTCCCAGAGTGGGCAAAAGAAGCAATTTGGTATCAGATATTTCCCGAAAGATTTTCGAATGGAGATAAATCAAACGATCCCAAACCTGAAGACATGAAAGGTGCATGGCCATATTTTGTTCCCGATGGATGGCAGAATCATCCATGGACAAGCGATTGGTATAAACTGCAGTCATGGGAAATTAAAACCGGAAAAGATTTTTATTGGAATGCAGGCGTCCGCAGATACGGCGGGGATATTCAAGGAATAATTAACAAACTCGATTATTTAAAAAAGTTAGGCATCAACGCAATTTTCTTGAACCCGATTTTTGAATCACCCTCACTTCATAAATACGATGCATCAATGTATCATCACATAGATAATAATTTTGGACCGGATCCTAAAAAAGACAGAGAAATTTGGGCAGAAGAAAATCCCGGTGATCCATCAACCTGGCAATGGACTACTGCAGATAAACTTTTTTTAAAATTAATTAACGAATGCCATAAACGCGGAATGAAAATAATTATTGACGGGGTCTTCAATCATACCGGAACAACATTTTGGGCATTTCAAGACATTGTAAAGAATCAGCAAAACTCTAAATACAAAAATTGGTACACAATAAAATCTTGGGATGAACCTTCTGCTGGGAAAAAGTTTGATTATGAAGGGTGGCTTGGTGTAAAAGATCTTCCTGAAATTCGTGAAGATGAAAACGGACTTGTAAAAGGTCCCCGCGAACATATTCATGATATTGTGAAAAGATGGATGGACCCGAACGGTGACGGAAATCCTAATGATGGAATTGACGGCTGGCGTTTAGATGTTGCCGAAATGGTAAATCATAATTTTTGGAAAGAGTTTAGAACATGGGTGAAAGGAATAAATCCAGACGCATATATTGTTGGAGAAATATGGTGGGACGATTGGTCAAAGTATAAAATGATGAATGCCTCGCCTTGGCTTAAAGGTGATGAATTTGATGCAGTTATGAATTACCGGTTTGTACGCGCGCTGAAAAATTTTGTAATAAATAGAAAAGATCGGATTGGACCACAAGGATTGATCGATTCATTAAACACTCTTTACAAAGAGTATCCGGCTGAAAATACTTACGCAATGATGAATCTTTTAGATAGTCATGATGTCGAACGTGTGGCGTCTATGGTTGTTAATCCGGATCTTTTGTACGATCACGGCGGAAATCCTGCACAGACAAAAACATTCGATGTCCGCAAGCCGGATGAAAATGAACGGCTGATTCAAAAACTCATTGTAGGAATGCAGTTCACATTGCCCGGCGCGCCTCATATTTATTACGGCGACGAAGCCGGTATGTGGGGCGGAGACGACCCAGATTGCCGTAAGCCGATGGTTTGGAAAGAATTTAAATATGAAACTGAAATAACTCACCCATTCGGATTACAGCGACCCGCAGATGAAGTTAAGTTTGATGAAAATATTTTTAAGTGGTATCAAAAAATGGTTTCAATTCGTAAAGAAAATAAAATTTTATCTCTGGGAGATATCAACTTTTTTGTATTTGATGAATCAAAGAAGATAATGGGTTACAAGCGCTCGTTTGAAGGAGAGAATATATTCGCTATCATAAATAATAATTCCCTCTCAGATAAAATTGAATTGACTAATGAGAAGTTATCTGCTGGAAAGAGTATGTATATTGATTTAATTACCGGGAAGATGATTAATGCAATTGGAAGTAAAATTCAAGTTGATTTGAATCCGTATCAAATTCTTTTGTTAAAAGAGAAATAA
- a CDS encoding DUF4249 family protein: MKQHFTLILIIIPLIIWLFSCDENLSPKGELTQKYSVNLLLRGDTTLQCAYISHLYDVAGFDPSTLSEDPVMLGSQISIKYINKGTTYYFRDTLDNNNLNPRYNSPSKYSYLKSFRPDYNSEIELSVNLPDGQKLTSKTTVPGKINFDESKTTNLIFIPPLIVYNYDSVYVNVFWKNENPYLFKAKRISFNYYHKDETGKKTLFVKQIPISTLQEGIQTGFDYNDVSLKDELHIERKLVEQALKEISEGDLKKSTYYVGPIQIEILLFDENLSKYYNSKLYFDYGFTIRNFPADMTNINGGLGFFASYSQTKRTIKFDDNYLLKKFGYLPESSTK, from the coding sequence ATGAAACAACACTTCACCTTAATACTAATTATAATTCCTTTGATTATATGGCTATTCAGCTGCGATGAGAATTTATCTCCCAAAGGTGAATTGACTCAAAAATATTCTGTGAATTTGCTGCTAAGAGGAGATACTACTTTACAATGTGCCTACATATCACATTTATATGATGTTGCTGGATTTGATCCAAGTACTCTAAGTGAGGATCCGGTAATGTTAGGATCCCAGATTTCGATCAAGTATATCAATAAAGGAACAACTTATTATTTTAGAGACACTCTAGATAACAATAATCTAAATCCCCGGTACAATTCTCCATCGAAGTATTCATATTTAAAATCTTTTCGTCCTGATTATAACAGTGAAATAGAACTGAGTGTTAATCTTCCAGATGGACAAAAATTGACTTCAAAAACAACGGTGCCAGGTAAAATTAATTTTGATGAATCCAAAACCACAAATTTAATTTTCATTCCTCCTCTAATAGTTTACAACTATGATAGTGTCTATGTGAATGTATTTTGGAAGAATGAAAACCCCTATTTGTTCAAAGCAAAGAGAATATCATTCAACTATTACCATAAAGATGAAACCGGAAAGAAGACCTTGTTTGTGAAACAAATACCAATAAGCACTTTACAGGAAGGGATTCAAACCGGGTTCGATTACAATGATGTTTCATTAAAGGATGAATTGCACATTGAGCGAAAATTAGTTGAACAGGCGCTTAAAGAAATTTCGGAAGGAGATTTGAAAAAAAGCACATATTATGTGGGCCCGATACAAATTGAAATCTTATTGTTTGACGAAAACTTATCCAAATATTACAATTCGAAACTCTATTTCGACTATGGTTTTACAATCCGAAATTTTCCAGCAGACATGACCAATATAAATGGAGGATTAGGTTTCTTTGCTTCGTATTCTCAAACAAAGAGAACCATCAAATTTGACGATAATTATCTTCTCAAAAAATTTGGCTATCTGCCGGAGTCATCAACTAAATAA
- a CDS encoding TonB-dependent receptor: MIKKTIYLIFILTGIVSSQEKGTIRGIVRDSTTLEALAFGNVLIKEEAIGASTNNKGYFVIRSLPANKKYSVIVSYIGYLTKQLSVIVENNKVTDLEILLSPTSIQFQAIEKIEYMIKEKNVPDLGKTIITLKDLAALPHSVEADLLRSLFSLPGVQSTGDVSAKFNVRGGETNQNLILLDGIPIYYPFHAIGLFSVMDLDLINNVEFFKGGFPAKYGGALSSVVNIITQDGDKNKYAAKLSASFLSLKGVLEGPLPYGSFYLSGRKSTSKNILKKFVNNNDLPVDFFDLSAKANFANPNFLNGSKITLMGLWSKDNLKYEDVKTPDYKWANNNWGMRMFSVGENPLFLDFGISVSNYKNEIIPKESDIRPKSNEVTNFTVSTDFLYVFESKDEINIGAEVKSLSTKLFLLNNFDYKVDVGDAGIAMEAYLSYKFLRLSNFGADIGMRFNLSRDLPAEGDLAEPRVSINYLLTPEISLKGAFGIYQQDLTTIVDEREVLSLFDPVIVIPGYLRKSKAVHYIFGISSNLSSYFSVDLETYYKKIISSPTLNEKKVTFSDPDFLASSGESYGQEVQMKSHLSPFDLSISYTLSWAFKEVEGIRYVPRYDSRHNLNISLTLNLADDWQISANWAYNSGYPFTQQSGYYDKLSLNNFLNDYRIYNSIFPVTYFANKNAARLPDYHRLDLVLSKNLNLNFMRLHLDVSAINVYNRANIYYFEQTTGKRVNMLPFLLTATMKIEI, translated from the coding sequence AATAAAAAATATTCTGTTATTGTTTCTTACATTGGTTATCTGACAAAACAATTAAGCGTTATAGTTGAAAACAATAAAGTCACGGATCTTGAAATTCTTTTAAGTCCAACAAGTATCCAGTTTCAGGCCATAGAAAAAATTGAGTATATGATAAAAGAAAAAAATGTCCCGGATCTGGGTAAAACAATTATCACACTTAAAGATCTTGCAGCGTTGCCGCACAGTGTAGAAGCGGATTTACTGCGGTCATTATTTTCATTGCCGGGTGTACAATCTACGGGCGATGTTTCGGCAAAATTTAATGTTAGAGGCGGAGAAACGAATCAGAATTTAATTCTTTTAGACGGCATTCCCATTTATTATCCGTTTCATGCAATCGGACTTTTCAGCGTTATGGACCTGGATTTAATTAACAATGTCGAATTTTTCAAAGGTGGATTTCCCGCTAAATATGGTGGAGCACTTTCTTCTGTTGTGAACATAATAACTCAAGATGGTGATAAGAATAAATATGCGGCTAAATTATCGGCAAGCTTTTTATCGTTAAAAGGAGTTTTGGAAGGTCCTCTTCCTTATGGTTCGTTTTATCTTTCCGGAAGAAAAAGTACTTCAAAAAACATATTAAAGAAATTTGTTAATAATAACGATCTGCCTGTGGATTTTTTCGATCTATCAGCTAAAGCAAATTTTGCTAATCCTAATTTTTTAAACGGATCTAAAATTACATTAATGGGTTTATGGAGTAAAGACAATCTAAAATATGAAGACGTTAAAACCCCAGATTACAAATGGGCCAATAATAATTGGGGAATGAGAATGTTTTCTGTCGGCGAGAATCCGCTTTTTTTGGATTTTGGGATTTCAGTAAGCAACTATAAAAATGAAATTATCCCAAAAGAAAGTGATATCAGACCCAAATCAAACGAAGTTACCAACTTTACCGTCTCTACAGATTTTCTATATGTTTTTGAGAGCAAGGATGAAATTAATATCGGGGCGGAAGTAAAATCATTATCAACAAAATTATTTTTATTAAATAATTTTGATTATAAAGTTGATGTCGGTGATGCGGGAATTGCAATGGAAGCGTATCTCAGTTACAAATTTTTAAGGCTATCAAATTTTGGTGCGGATATCGGCATGCGGTTCAATCTATCGCGTGATCTTCCTGCAGAAGGTGATCTTGCAGAACCACGTGTAAGTATTAACTATTTGTTAACTCCGGAAATTTCACTGAAAGGTGCCTTTGGTATTTACCAGCAAGACCTAACAACAATTGTTGATGAAAGGGAAGTTCTGTCTCTATTCGATCCGGTTATTGTGATACCGGGATATTTAAGGAAATCAAAAGCGGTTCATTATATTTTTGGTATCTCATCGAATTTGTCCTCATATTTTTCGGTTGATCTTGAAACCTACTATAAAAAAATAATTTCATCACCTACTTTGAATGAAAAGAAGGTAACTTTTTCTGATCCGGATTTTCTAGCAAGTTCCGGTGAATCTTACGGGCAAGAAGTGCAGATGAAATCTCACTTAAGCCCTTTTGATCTGTCCATTTCATATACTTTAAGCTGGGCCTTCAAAGAAGTCGAGGGAATTCGTTATGTGCCAAGATATGATTCAAGACATAACCTAAATATATCTCTAACATTAAACTTGGCTGACGATTGGCAGATTAGTGCCAACTGGGCGTACAATTCAGGTTATCCGTTTACACAACAATCAGGCTACTATGATAAATTGTCATTAAATAATTTCTTAAATGACTATCGAATTTATAATTCTATCTTCCCGGTTACATACTTTGCCAATAAAAATGCTGCACGATTACCTGACTATCACAGACTTGACCTGGTGCTATCAAAAAACTTAAATCTGAATTTTATGCGGCTACACTTGGATGTCAGCGCTATAAATGTTTATAACCGGGCAAACATCTACTACTTCGAGCAAACTACCGGAAAGAGAGTTAATATGCTGCCATTTCTTTTAACAGCCACCATGAAGATTGAGATATGA
- a CDS encoding NADAR family protein gives MQKLKGIILGPEEVTITKVKDPGGWLSNMSPHPIQHDGKIFRTAEALFQWLRFSNHPGVQSTILEQKSPMGAKMKARKNRNLLGRGEKWDEALDDIPRMKECLILKLEQHPDLKQRLIETGDAIIIEDCTTHDRESARFWGSVKVDGTWVGENKLGKLWMEIRDEIVASKNDGYLQLCRAILYGSSVSE, from the coding sequence ATGCAAAAATTAAAAGGGATTATTCTTGGTCCTGAGGAAGTAACAATAACAAAAGTAAAAGATCCCGGTGGTTGGCTCTCAAATATGTCGCCACACCCAATTCAACATGACGGGAAAATATTTAGAACTGCTGAGGCTTTATTTCAGTGGCTCAGATTTTCAAATCATCCGGGTGTCCAAAGTACAATTCTCGAACAAAAATCTCCGATGGGAGCGAAGATGAAAGCCCGAAAAAATCGTAATCTTCTCGGCCGAGGTGAAAAATGGGATGAGGCACTGGATGATATTCCAAGAATGAAAGAATGCCTAATACTTAAACTCGAACAACATCCGGATCTTAAGCAGCGATTGATAGAAACCGGTGATGCAATCATTATTGAAGATTGCACAACACACGATAGAGAATCCGCTCGATTCTGGGGTTCAGTGAAAGTAGATGGCACTTGGGTGGGAGAAAACAAACTTGGAAAACTTTGGATGGAAATACGAGATGAAATAGTAGCTTCTAAAAACGATGGATATTTACAACTCTGCCGTGCAATTCTTTATGGCTCATCGGTTTCGGAATAA